One part of the Thermococcus sp. JdF3 genome encodes these proteins:
- the rlmD gene encoding 23S rRNA (uracil(1939)-C(5))-methyltransferase RlmD, producing MRGIVERLDHEGLGVVRVGRREIHVPFTAPGDVVEVRKWRKKKRKLTATDFEVVEPSASRVEPVCPSFGVCGGCLLQHIPYGGQVKFKAEKLSTLLGIDVEVIPSPVIYGHRNRIDVVISTNGIGFRRRGTWWDAVDIEWCPVFGESSRRVLRSLREFIEDHTPSLYEIRKNEGFLRYIVIREGKFTGELMVNLVTSEGSLPESFPDYFGYADSVYWSVNRTPSDVSYGEIERFWGSEFIRERLDDVTYLIHPNSFFQTNSHQAVTLVRKVAELVDGERVLDLYSGVGTFGIYLAKRGFSVEGIEVNPFAVEMANRNAGLNGVDATFRVGQDRDVENLSEYDTIIVDPPRAGLHPKLIRKILKDKPQSIVYVSCNPRTLRANLDELAGVYSLEGAVGIDMFPHTPHVETVVKLKLGV from the coding sequence ATGCGGGGAATCGTTGAGAGGCTCGACCATGAGGGACTGGGCGTTGTACGTGTGGGAAGGAGGGAAATCCACGTTCCTTTCACCGCACCCGGCGACGTTGTTGAAGTGAGAAAATGGCGGAAGAAAAAACGGAAGCTAACCGCCACTGATTTTGAGGTCGTGGAGCCCTCCGCCAGCAGAGTGGAACCGGTGTGTCCCAGTTTTGGGGTCTGCGGAGGGTGCCTTCTTCAGCACATCCCCTACGGGGGGCAGGTTAAGTTCAAGGCGGAGAAGCTCTCGACCCTTCTTGGTATTGACGTCGAAGTTATTCCATCGCCCGTGATTTACGGTCACAGAAACCGCATCGATGTTGTCATTTCGACAAACGGTATTGGGTTCAGGAGGCGCGGCACATGGTGGGACGCGGTTGACATCGAGTGGTGCCCCGTGTTCGGCGAATCCAGCAGGAGGGTTCTCCGCTCCCTGAGGGAGTTTATAGAAGACCACACCCCTAGTCTGTACGAGATACGGAAGAACGAGGGTTTTCTGCGCTACATCGTCATCCGTGAGGGCAAGTTCACGGGCGAGCTGATGGTGAACCTCGTCACCTCGGAGGGCAGTCTCCCCGAGTCCTTCCCCGACTATTTTGGCTATGCGGACTCGGTGTATTGGAGCGTGAACCGGACCCCGAGCGACGTCTCCTATGGTGAAATAGAGCGTTTCTGGGGCAGTGAGTTCATACGGGAGCGGCTCGACGACGTTACCTACCTGATCCATCCAAACAGCTTCTTCCAGACGAACAGCCATCAGGCGGTCACCCTGGTGCGCAAGGTGGCTGAGCTCGTTGACGGTGAGAGGGTTCTTGACCTCTACTCTGGTGTGGGGACCTTCGGCATCTATCTGGCCAAAAGGGGATTCTCCGTTGAGGGAATCGAGGTAAATCCCTTCGCGGTGGAGATGGCGAACAGAAACGCCGGGCTCAACGGCGTTGACGCCACGTTTAGGGTGGGGCAGGACAGGGATGTTGAAAATCTTTCGGAATACGATACCATAATAGTTGATCCGCCGAGGGCAGGATTGCATCCCAAACTGATAAGGAAAATCTTAAAAGATAAACCGCAGAGCATCGTTTACGTCTCCTGCAATCCAAGGACTCTCAGAGCCAATCTCGACGAACTGGCCGGGGTTTATTCCCTGGAGGGGGCTGTGGGGATTGACATGTTCCCTCACACACCCCACGTGGAGACGGTTGTCAAACTTAAACTTGGGGTTTAA
- a CDS encoding helix-turn-helix domain-containing protein translates to MFGRHKDAVYKVLATKKRAVALQSLSAELETPAPAVFRAVKELESDGLVEVFYGRDKAAIMVRAKTIGDYI, encoded by the coding sequence ATGTTCGGCAGGCATAAAGATGCTGTGTATAAGGTACTCGCCACAAAAAAGAGGGCGGTCGCCCTCCAGAGTCTGAGCGCCGAACTCGAAACACCCGCACCCGCGGTCTTTAGGGCCGTGAAGGAGCTGGAATCCGACGGTCTCGTTGAGGTCTTCTACGGCCGGGACAAGGCCGCCATAATGGTTCGCGCCAAAACAATAGGGGATTACATCTGA
- a CDS encoding MinD/ParA family protein, whose amino-acid sequence MVSIVITGRGGAGKTTMSANLSTYFSRRGYRSLVVDGDLYLPKLAFHFGIYNPQYNLHTLLKDPNMRVVQAVYHDPRTGVDILPGSSKLYDVIDLDQKRLREIVREIGTRYRVTIIDSPVGIPFDTISTFRLAQYQLIIVEIERCPIHSIHRMIENEVVKLKSLGDAYGLKVGVILNKVRESSHSVDDIIDFLEYSVDVPVVGVIPFDHRVPEATNYGRPVIDYAPHSKASRAIAESGAILNEWIFGRERREGVFHRLYEAITSFLHSGRVPAGKKL is encoded by the coding sequence ATGGTATCCATAGTCATCACCGGGAGGGGAGGTGCGGGAAAAACAACGATGAGCGCAAACCTGAGTACGTACTTCTCACGAAGGGGCTACCGCTCGCTCGTCGTGGACGGTGACCTGTACCTCCCAAAGCTCGCCTTTCACTTCGGGATATACAACCCCCAGTATAACCTGCACACCCTTCTGAAGGATCCAAACATGCGGGTTGTCCAGGCGGTTTACCACGACCCCAGAACAGGTGTTGACATACTACCGGGCAGCTCAAAGCTCTACGACGTCATCGACCTGGATCAAAAGAGGTTGCGGGAGATAGTGCGGGAGATCGGAACCCGGTACAGGGTCACCATAATAGACTCCCCTGTAGGCATACCCTTCGACACGATATCGACCTTCCGGCTCGCCCAGTACCAGCTCATCATAGTGGAGATAGAGCGCTGTCCGATACACTCAATCCACAGAATGATCGAGAACGAGGTCGTGAAGCTTAAATCGCTGGGGGACGCATACGGCCTCAAGGTCGGCGTGATCCTCAACAAGGTGCGTGAATCATCACACAGTGTGGACGACATAATCGACTTTCTCGAGTACAGCGTGGACGTGCCAGTTGTTGGGGTCATACCCTTCGATCACAGGGTTCCCGAGGCGACGAACTACGGAAGGCCGGTCATCGACTACGCGCCCCACTCCAAGGCATCGAGGGCGATAGCCGAGAGCGGTGCCATCCTGAACGAGTGGATATTCGGAAGGGAAAGAAGAGAAGGCGTGTTCCACAGGCTCTACGAGGCCATAACCTCATTCCTGCACTCCGGCAGAGTCCCTGCGGGCAAAAAGCTCTGA
- the pyrE gene encoding orotate phosphoribosyltransferase, with the protein MEDMKGQLVDMFFSEGAVLFGRFVLTSGRESDYYINVKKLSTNPGALKIIARLMAGKAGALGIEFDRVAGPELGAVPIATALSLETGKPLVIVRKKPKGHGTGSQIEGEVSPGDRILLVEDVTTTGGSVLRAAEVLEKAGAEIVAISVVVDREEGAAERIGERYRFIPLVTVSELFARRDSAGVQE; encoded by the coding sequence ATGGAGGACATGAAGGGCCAGCTCGTTGATATGTTCTTCTCGGAGGGAGCGGTACTCTTCGGCCGCTTCGTTCTCACCTCCGGCAGGGAGAGCGACTACTACATCAACGTCAAGAAGCTCTCCACGAATCCCGGGGCGCTGAAGATAATCGCGAGGCTGATGGCCGGGAAGGCCGGAGCGCTTGGCATAGAGTTCGACCGCGTCGCCGGCCCGGAGCTCGGAGCGGTACCGATAGCGACGGCGCTATCGCTGGAAACCGGAAAGCCCCTCGTCATAGTCCGCAAGAAGCCCAAGGGGCACGGTACGGGGAGCCAGATTGAGGGTGAGGTGAGCCCCGGCGATAGGATACTCCTCGTTGAGGACGTGACGACCACCGGCGGAAGCGTTCTGCGCGCGGCTGAGGTCCTGGAGAAGGCTGGGGCGGAGATAGTTGCCATAAGCGTGGTGGTTGACAGGGAGGAAGGCGCTGCCGAGAGAATAGGGGAGAGGTACCGGTTTATCCCCCTTGTCACGGTTTCAGAGCTTTTTGCCCGCAGGGACTCTGCCGGAGTGCAGGAATGA
- a CDS encoding ATP-dependent DNA ligase — MRYSELADLYRRLEKTTLKTLKTRFVSDFLRKASDELLEIIPYIILGKVFPDWDERELGVGEKLLIKAVSMATGVPEREIENSVRDTGDLGESVALALKKKRQKSFFSQPLTIKRVYDTFVKIAEASGQGSQDRKLKYLANLFMDAGPEEGKYLARTVLGTMRTGVAEGLMRDAIASAFGVKAELVERAYMLTSDFGYVAKVAKLEGNDGLSKVRIQVGKPIRPMLAQNAASVREALTEMGGKAAFEIKYDGARVQVHKDGGRVVIYSRRLENVTKSIPEVVDAVLESVKAEKAIVEGELVAVGEGGKPRPFQYVLRRFRRKYNIEEMIEKIPLELNLFDVLYVDGEGLIDTPFSERRERLEGIISPGERIRLAEQLVTGSADEAGTFYQRALELGHEGLMAKRLDSVYEPGNRGKKWLKIKPTMEDLDLVIIGAEWGEGRRAHLLGSFLVAAFDPHSGEFVPVGKVGSGFTDEDLAEFTRMLKPLIVREEGKYVEIEPKVVIQVTYQEIQKSPKYRSGFALRFPRYVALREDKSPEEVDTIERIAQLYEFQERFKAKR, encoded by the coding sequence ATGAGGTACTCCGAACTGGCAGACCTTTACAGACGCCTGGAAAAAACAACCCTCAAAACCCTCAAGACAAGGTTCGTCTCCGATTTCCTCAGGAAGGCATCCGATGAGCTCCTCGAGATAATCCCCTACATCATCCTCGGAAAGGTCTTCCCGGACTGGGACGAGAGGGAGCTTGGTGTGGGCGAGAAGCTCCTCATAAAGGCCGTTTCCATGGCCACCGGCGTTCCCGAGCGTGAGATAGAGAACTCGGTGAGGGACACCGGAGACCTCGGGGAGAGCGTTGCTTTAGCCCTGAAGAAGAAAAGACAGAAGAGCTTCTTCTCCCAGCCGCTGACCATAAAGCGCGTCTACGACACCTTCGTGAAGATAGCCGAGGCCAGCGGGCAGGGGAGTCAGGACAGAAAGCTGAAGTATCTGGCCAACCTCTTCATGGACGCCGGACCGGAGGAGGGCAAGTACCTCGCCAGAACCGTCCTCGGGACGATGAGGACGGGCGTTGCAGAGGGACTCATGAGAGATGCCATAGCGAGCGCCTTTGGCGTCAAGGCCGAACTCGTAGAGAGGGCCTACATGCTCACGAGCGACTTCGGATACGTGGCAAAGGTTGCGAAGCTTGAGGGCAACGACGGCCTCTCAAAGGTCAGAATCCAGGTGGGCAAGCCCATAAGGCCGATGCTCGCCCAGAACGCGGCCAGCGTGAGGGAAGCGCTGACGGAGATGGGCGGAAAGGCGGCGTTCGAGATAAAATACGATGGGGCACGCGTTCAGGTTCACAAGGACGGCGGCAGGGTTGTTATATACTCCCGCAGGCTGGAGAACGTGACGAAGTCCATTCCGGAGGTTGTTGACGCCGTCCTGGAGAGCGTAAAAGCTGAAAAGGCTATCGTGGAGGGCGAACTCGTTGCAGTGGGTGAGGGTGGAAAGCCCAGACCCTTCCAGTACGTGCTGAGGAGGTTCAGGCGGAAGTACAACATCGAGGAGATGATAGAGAAGATTCCCCTTGAGCTGAACCTCTTCGATGTCCTCTACGTTGACGGTGAGGGGCTGATAGACACCCCCTTCTCCGAGCGCAGGGAGAGGCTTGAGGGTATAATCTCCCCGGGTGAGCGGATAAGGCTGGCGGAGCAGCTGGTCACCGGGAGCGCCGACGAGGCGGGGACCTTTTACCAGCGCGCCCTTGAGCTCGGCCACGAGGGGCTGATGGCGAAGCGCCTGGATTCGGTTTACGAGCCGGGAAACAGGGGCAAGAAGTGGCTAAAGATAAAGCCCACCATGGAGGACCTCGACCTCGTCATCATCGGTGCGGAGTGGGGCGAGGGAAGGCGCGCACACCTCCTCGGCTCCTTCCTGGTAGCTGCCTTCGACCCGCACAGCGGCGAGTTCGTCCCTGTTGGAAAGGTTGGGAGCGGCTTCACCGACGAGGATCTGGCCGAGTTCACCAGGATGCTCAAGCCCCTCATAGTCCGCGAGGAGGGCAAGTACGTCGAGATAGAGCCGAAGGTTGTTATCCAGGTCACCTACCAGGAGATACAGAAGAGCCCCAAGTACAGGAGCGGCTTTGCGTTGAGGTTCCCGCGCTACGTCGCTTTGAGGGAGGACAAGAGTCCGGAGGAGGTGGACACAATCGAGCGCATAGCCCAGCTCTACGAGTTCCAGGAGAGGTTCAAGGCGAAGAGGTGA
- a CDS encoding HEPN domain-containing protein, which yields MREEIERELEVSEEELSSAQILFEHGKYRDAISRAYYSMFHSAKALLLIKGIAPKKHSGTLAMLGTSYIKEGLLGEYYGKAFTKAFQMRSQADYNVMYTPSREEAEEILELAMDFLEKSREMVSKWMQE from the coding sequence ATGAGGGAGGAGATAGAAAGGGAGCTGGAAGTTTCAGAGGAGGAGCTTTCCTCGGCCCAAATCCTTTTCGAACATGGAAAGTACCGGGACGCCATAAGCAGGGCGTACTATTCGATGTTTCACTCCGCCAAAGCCCTCCTGCTGATCAAGGGGATTGCCCCAAAGAAGCATTCGGGAACACTTGCAATGCTTGGCACGTCATACATAAAGGAGGGACTTCTGGGCGAATACTACGGAAAAGCCTTTACTAAGGCATTCCAGATGAGAAGTCAAGCGGATTACAACGTCATGTACACGCCCTCCAGAGAGGAAGCCGAAGAAATACTGGAACTGGCCATGGATTTCCTCGAAAAATCAAGGGAGATGGTCTCAAAATGGATGCAAGAATGA
- a CDS encoding nucleotidyltransferase domain-containing protein, with protein sequence MKALEDFLKFLKGNFEGRIEEVYLFGSYVRGDYTEESDVDLLVVGDVSLDELIDGIFNVLMRHGVVLNVVVEKPEEFKRWRDTSFHRTVINEGIRVY encoded by the coding sequence ATGAAAGCGCTGGAGGACTTCCTGAAGTTTCTGAAGGGCAACTTTGAGGGACGCATTGAGGAAGTTTACCTGTTCGGCTCATATGTTAGGGGTGACTACACGGAAGAGAGCGATGTGGACCTGCTTGTGGTTGGTGATGTCTCCCTTGATGAACTGATAGACGGGATATTTAACGTACTGATGAGGCATGGCGTAGTTCTCAACGTGGTGGTGGAAAAGCCGGAGGAGTTCAAAAGGTGGAGGGATACCTCCTTCCACCGCACCGTTATAAACGAAGGGATAAGGGTTTACTAA
- a CDS encoding pantoate kinase yields the protein MLVRTFVPAHITAFFVPKFHDDPLKAGSLGAGVNLDRGVNVFASIDTGTLERHVHIAFNGEPVGRERAVISYSVSDEIVPDDFTGEVEIWQYFDFPNGYGFGNSAGGALGTALALSYAFGGTWLKAAQVAHKYEILNRGGLGDVVGQLAGGIEVRVKAGGPGVGIVDNLFFEDYRVLVVPLGRLSTREVLDGDVVEAIEREGKGALEKLLLEPRPERMMALAREFAEKTGLLSGELLELARELDKVISTPSSMIMLGRGLFALLGEKEVENAKNLLSDLNLPYDVTGIHEGRPKVGRWVG from the coding sequence TTGCTCGTTAGAACCTTCGTTCCGGCTCACATAACGGCTTTTTTCGTCCCCAAATTTCACGACGACCCCCTCAAGGCCGGTTCCCTCGGGGCCGGGGTAAACCTTGACAGGGGTGTCAACGTCTTCGCGAGCATAGATACCGGCACCCTCGAGAGACACGTACACATCGCCTTCAACGGCGAGCCGGTTGGGAGGGAAAGGGCGGTCATAAGCTATTCAGTTTCAGATGAGATAGTTCCCGATGATTTTACGGGAGAGGTTGAAATCTGGCAGTACTTCGATTTCCCGAACGGCTACGGCTTCGGCAACAGCGCCGGTGGTGCATTGGGAACGGCCTTGGCTTTGAGCTACGCCTTCGGTGGGACGTGGCTTAAAGCGGCTCAGGTAGCGCACAAGTACGAGATCCTCAACAGGGGCGGTCTCGGGGACGTCGTGGGCCAGCTGGCCGGCGGGATAGAGGTTCGCGTGAAGGCCGGCGGCCCGGGCGTTGGCATCGTTGACAACCTCTTCTTCGAGGATTACCGCGTTCTCGTCGTCCCCCTGGGCAGGCTTTCAACCAGGGAGGTTCTGGACGGGGACGTCGTGGAGGCCATAGAGCGCGAGGGGAAGGGGGCACTTGAGAAGCTCCTCCTGGAACCGAGGCCGGAGAGGATGATGGCCCTCGCGAGGGAATTCGCGGAGAAAACCGGCCTCCTGAGCGGTGAACTCCTGGAACTGGCGAGGGAGCTGGACAAAGTTATTTCCACCCCCAGCTCCATGATAATGCTCGGAAGGGGCCTCTTCGCCCTTCTCGGGGAGAAGGAGGTGGAGAACGCCAAGAACCTCCTCTCCGACCTCAACCTGCCCTACGACGTGACCGGAATCCACGAGGGCAGACCGAAGGTTGGCAGGTGGGTTGGTTAG